In Streptomyces sp. NBC_00704, a genomic segment contains:
- the mgrA gene encoding L-glyceraldehyde 3-phosphate reductase, with product MYTAHPDRYADMPYRRTGRSGLKLPALSLGLWHNFGPDRPVETQRAILRRAFDLGITHFDLANNYGPPPGAAESALGSFLRSDFGAYRDELVISTKAGYLMWPGPYGEWGSRKYVLSSLDQSLSRMGLDYVDVFYSHRPDPETPLEETMGALHSAVQQGKALYVGVSNYSAEQTREAARILGDLGTPLLIHQPRYSMLDRRPETEGLLDALDELQVGSIVFSPLEQGLLTGRYLNGIPEDSRAASDSPFLSSDAVTEELVGRLRALNAIAESRGQSLAQLALAWVLRGGRVTSALVGASSARQIEDSVGALDRLDFADEELARIDAVING from the coding sequence TTGTACACCGCACACCCCGACCGTTACGCGGACATGCCCTACCGGCGCACCGGACGCAGCGGCCTGAAGCTCCCCGCGCTGTCGCTCGGCCTGTGGCACAACTTCGGCCCGGACCGCCCGGTCGAGACCCAGCGGGCGATCCTGCGCCGCGCCTTCGACCTCGGCATCACCCACTTCGACCTGGCCAACAACTACGGCCCGCCGCCCGGCGCCGCCGAGTCCGCGCTCGGCTCCTTCCTCAGGAGCGACTTCGGGGCGTACCGCGACGAGCTGGTCATCTCCACCAAGGCCGGCTATCTGATGTGGCCCGGCCCGTACGGCGAGTGGGGCTCGCGCAAGTACGTGCTGTCCTCCCTCGACCAGAGCCTGTCGCGCATGGGCCTGGACTACGTGGACGTCTTCTACTCGCACCGCCCCGACCCGGAGACTCCCCTGGAGGAGACGATGGGCGCCCTGCACTCCGCGGTGCAGCAGGGCAAGGCGCTCTACGTCGGCGTCTCCAACTACTCGGCCGAGCAGACCCGGGAGGCGGCCCGCATCCTCGGCGACCTGGGCACCCCGCTGCTCATCCACCAGCCCCGCTACTCGATGCTGGACCGCCGTCCGGAGACCGAGGGCCTGCTCGACGCCCTGGACGAGCTCCAGGTCGGCTCGATCGTGTTCTCCCCGCTGGAGCAGGGCCTGCTGACCGGCCGCTACCTCAACGGCATCCCCGAGGACTCGCGGGCGGCGAGCGACAGCCCCTTCCTCAGCTCCGACGCGGTCACCGAGGAGCTGGTCGGCAGACTGCGCGCCCTCAACGCCATCGCCGAGTCGCGCGGCCAGTCCCTCGCCCAGCTCGCCCTGGCCTGGGTGCTGCGCGGCGGCCGGGTGACCTCCGCCCTCGTGGGCGCGAGCAGCGCCCGCCAGATCGAGGACAGCGTCGGCGCGCTCGACCGGCTCGACTTCGCGGACGAGGAACTGGCCCGCATCGACGCCGTGATCAACGGTTGA
- a CDS encoding ATP-dependent Clp protease proteolytic subunit translates to MTPLTTFAPRAEEGDTAPTRFDDQLAAQLLGRRIVLLGTQVDEVSANRVCSQLLILSAEDPRTDISLYINSPGGSVHAGLAIYDTMQLIPNDVSTLAMGFAASMGQFLLSVGAPGKRYALPNARVMMHQPSAGIGGTTADIEIQAENLEFTKRTIERITAEHTGQSPETISRDGDRDRWFTAEQAREYGMVDRVVESLADVQPTASKRRMGL, encoded by the coding sequence ATGACTCCACTCACCACGTTCGCCCCCCGGGCCGAGGAGGGCGACACGGCGCCCACCCGGTTCGACGACCAGCTGGCCGCCCAGTTGCTCGGACGACGCATCGTCCTGCTCGGCACCCAGGTCGACGAGGTCTCCGCGAACCGGGTCTGCTCCCAGCTGCTGATCCTGTCGGCCGAGGACCCGCGTACCGACATCAGCCTGTACATCAACAGTCCGGGCGGATCGGTGCACGCCGGGCTGGCGATCTACGACACGATGCAGCTGATCCCCAACGACGTCTCGACCCTCGCCATGGGGTTCGCGGCCAGCATGGGCCAGTTCCTGCTGAGCGTCGGCGCGCCCGGCAAGCGGTACGCGCTGCCCAACGCGCGGGTCATGATGCACCAGCCGTCGGCCGGGATCGGCGGCACCACCGCGGACATCGAGATCCAGGCCGAGAACCTGGAGTTCACCAAGCGGACCATCGAGCGGATCACCGCCGAGCACACCGGCCAGTCCCCGGAGACCATCTCCCGCGACGGGGACCGCGACCGCTGGTTCACGGCCGAGCAGGCCAGGGAGTACGGCATGGTGGACCGGGTCGTGGAGTCCCTCGCGGACGTCCAGCCCACCGCCTCCAAGCGACGGATGGGGCTGTGA
- a CDS encoding ClpP family protease, which produces MGTYTIPNVVERTPQGERSYDVFSRLLSERIIFIGTEIDDGVANVVIAQLLHLESSAPESEIAIYLNSPGGSFTSLMAIYDTMTYVQAPISTFCVGQAASTAAVLLAGGDPGRRFVLEHARVLLGQPASGGRQGTVSDLALQAKEMVRIRAQVEEVLARHTRHDITTLRADMDRDKVFTAEEAVAYGLADEVVSRRLAKV; this is translated from the coding sequence ATGGGGACCTACACGATTCCGAACGTCGTCGAGCGCACCCCGCAGGGCGAACGGTCCTACGACGTGTTCAGCCGGCTGCTGTCCGAGCGGATCATCTTCATCGGCACGGAGATCGACGACGGCGTCGCCAACGTCGTCATCGCGCAACTGCTCCATCTGGAGTCGTCGGCCCCGGAGAGCGAGATCGCGATCTACCTCAACTCCCCCGGCGGCTCGTTCACCTCGCTGATGGCGATCTACGACACGATGACGTACGTGCAGGCCCCGATCTCGACGTTCTGCGTCGGGCAGGCGGCCTCGACGGCGGCCGTGCTGCTCGCGGGCGGGGACCCAGGCCGGCGGTTCGTGCTGGAGCACGCGCGCGTGCTGCTCGGGCAGCCCGCGAGCGGCGGGCGGCAGGGCACGGTGTCGGACCTGGCGTTGCAGGCCAAGGAGATGGTCCGCATCCGCGCCCAGGTGGAGGAGGTGCTGGCCCGGCACACCCGCCACGACATCACGACGCTGCGCGCCGACATGGACCGCGACAAGGTGTTCACCGCCGAGGAGGCGGTGGCCTACGGGCTCGCCGACGAGGTGGTGAGCCGGCGTCTCGCCAAGGTGTGA
- a CDS encoding FAD-dependent monooxygenase, translated as MKVACVGGGPAGLYLSILLKLQDPSHDVTVHERDPEGSTYGWGVTYWQGLLDKLRACDPESAEAIEKHSVRWNEGVAHVRDLATRQPGDEGHGIGRHRLLELLAARARALGVRLEYESEITADDLPDADLVVAGDGVHSALRSRYAQDFGAALTPGRNRYVWLGTSKVFDSFTFAFVETEHGWIWCYGYPFSAEQSTCVIECAPETLAGLGLDRASEADSLAALEKHFAHILDGHPLVGRAASDGGSPWLTFRTLTNRTWRRDRLVLLGDAAHTTHYSIGAGTTLALEDAIALAEALRESPDLPRALAHYEGERRSALLSPQSAARYSAQWYENLTRYIDLPPEQMFALLGQRHSPLLPYVPPQLYYRLDRAAGRLETLRRFKRWLGPKLARGAHARALSSRE; from the coding sequence GTGAAGGTCGCCTGTGTCGGCGGCGGGCCCGCCGGCCTGTATCTCTCGATCCTGCTCAAGCTTCAGGACCCGTCCCACGACGTCACCGTCCACGAACGCGACCCGGAGGGCTCGACCTACGGCTGGGGCGTCACCTACTGGCAGGGACTGCTCGACAAACTCCGCGCCTGCGACCCGGAGTCGGCGGAGGCGATCGAGAAGCACTCCGTCCGCTGGAACGAAGGCGTCGCCCACGTACGGGACCTGGCCACCCGTCAGCCCGGCGACGAAGGGCACGGCATCGGCCGCCACCGGCTGCTGGAACTGCTCGCCGCCCGCGCCCGCGCCCTCGGCGTCCGCCTGGAGTACGAGAGCGAGATCACCGCGGACGACCTCCCGGACGCCGATCTGGTCGTGGCGGGCGACGGCGTCCACAGCGCCCTTCGCTCCCGTTACGCGCAGGACTTCGGCGCCGCCCTCACACCGGGCCGCAACCGCTACGTCTGGCTCGGCACGAGCAAGGTCTTCGACTCCTTCACGTTCGCCTTCGTCGAGACCGAGCACGGCTGGATCTGGTGCTACGGCTACCCGTTCAGTGCCGAGCAGAGCACCTGCGTCATCGAGTGCGCGCCCGAGACCCTGGCCGGACTCGGCCTCGACCGGGCGAGCGAGGCCGACAGCCTCGCCGCACTGGAGAAGCACTTCGCGCACATCCTCGACGGCCACCCCCTCGTCGGCCGCGCCGCCTCCGACGGCGGCTCCCCCTGGCTGACCTTCCGCACCCTCACCAACCGCACCTGGCGCCGGGACCGCCTCGTCCTCCTCGGCGACGCCGCCCACACCACGCACTACTCGATCGGCGCCGGCACCACCCTCGCCCTGGAGGACGCCATCGCCCTGGCCGAGGCGCTCCGCGAAAGTCCCGACCTGCCGCGCGCACTGGCCCACTACGAAGGCGAGCGCCGCTCCGCGCTGCTCTCCCCGCAGAGCGCCGCCCGCTACAGCGCGCAGTGGTACGAGAACCTGACCCGCTACATCGACCTGCCCCCGGAGCAGATGTTCGCGCTGCTCGGCCAGCGCCACTCGCCCCTGCTGCCCTATGTGCCGCCCCAGCTGTACTACCGGCTCGACCGGGCGGCCGGACGGCTGGAGACGCTGCGCCGGTTCAAGCGCTGGCTGGGGCCGAAGCTGGCACGCGGCGCGCACGCACGCGCGCTCAGCTCCCGCGAATGA
- a CDS encoding ribonuclease H family protein produces MIVRMRERVVAACDGASKGNPGPAAWAWVVADDAEAPARWEAGPLGRATNNVAELTALERLLAATDPAVPLEVRMDSQYAMKAVTTWLPGWKRNGWKTSAGKPVANQELVVRIDGLLDGRSVDFRYVPAHQVDGDPLNDFADRAASQAAIVQEPAGSELGSPEPPASPDTPKSSGPKNGRPAGNTSSRRSGGSSSRTIKAKFPGRCQCGRPYAAGEDIAKNAQGWGHPECRTADAG; encoded by the coding sequence ATGATCGTGCGCATGCGTGAACGAGTGGTGGCCGCGTGCGACGGGGCCTCGAAGGGGAACCCGGGTCCGGCGGCCTGGGCGTGGGTGGTCGCGGACGACGCCGAGGCGCCGGCCCGCTGGGAGGCGGGCCCGCTCGGCAGAGCCACCAACAACGTCGCCGAACTCACCGCGCTGGAACGCCTCCTGGCGGCTACCGACCCGGCCGTGCCGCTGGAGGTCCGCATGGACTCCCAGTACGCCATGAAGGCCGTCACCACCTGGCTGCCCGGCTGGAAGCGCAACGGCTGGAAGACGTCCGCGGGCAAGCCGGTCGCCAACCAGGAACTGGTGGTGCGCATCGACGGGCTGCTCGACGGGCGCTCGGTCGACTTCCGCTACGTGCCCGCCCACCAGGTCGACGGCGACCCGCTCAACGACTTCGCCGACCGCGCCGCCAGCCAGGCCGCGATCGTCCAGGAGCCGGCCGGCAGCGAGCTGGGTTCCCCCGAGCCGCCCGCCTCGCCGGACACCCCGAAGTCGTCCGGACCCAAGAACGGCCGCCCCGCCGGGAACACGTCGTCCCGGCGGAGCGGCGGTTCGTCCTCGCGCACGATCAAGGCCAAGTTCCCGGGCCGCTGTCAGTGCGGCCGCCCCTACGCGGCGGGCGAGGACATCGCCAAGAACGCGCAGGGCTGGGGACACCCGGAGTGCCGTACGGCGGACGCCGGTTGA
- a CDS encoding ATP-binding protein → MIEHIEHLDGAVIPIGFDVPVEPLRRAAHYTGEPGCIAEARAFASHFVEQLRTEWCATAGDRVVGEVMLVVSELVTNADRHSNGPYILELEGTDSSVTVCVYDSSDALPMRYPKDPERIGRHGLEIVHAVAAEVTAERVPVGKRVRAVLKLEA, encoded by the coding sequence ATGATCGAGCACATCGAGCACCTGGACGGGGCAGTGATACCGATTGGTTTCGATGTACCCGTGGAACCGCTCAGGCGGGCTGCGCACTACACCGGCGAGCCTGGCTGCATAGCCGAGGCCCGCGCGTTCGCCTCCCACTTCGTGGAGCAGCTGCGGACCGAGTGGTGTGCCACGGCCGGCGACCGGGTGGTCGGCGAGGTCATGCTCGTGGTCAGCGAACTGGTCACCAACGCCGACCGGCACAGCAACGGGCCCTACATCCTGGAACTGGAGGGCACGGACTCCTCCGTCACGGTCTGCGTGTACGACAGCAGCGACGCGCTCCCCATGCGGTACCCCAAGGACCCCGAGCGGATCGGCCGGCACGGTCTGGAGATCGTGCACGCCGTGGCCGCGGAGGTCACCGCCGAGCGCGTCCCGGTCGGCAAGCGCGTCCGCGCGGTGCTGAAGCTCGAAGCCTAG
- a CDS encoding VOC family protein: MTTDGFTTCLWFDGQAEEAAHYYVSIFKNSSIGSIGRYNEAGPGPAGSVLAVEFTANGQKFVGINGGPQFTFSEAISFQIHCADQEEVDHYWAKLTENGGEPGPCGWLKDRYGLSWQVVPDGVIEMISDPDPEKAARTTRAMYAMGKLDVAALRRAYEGAEQPGA, from the coding sequence ATGACCACCGACGGATTCACCACGTGTCTCTGGTTCGACGGCCAGGCCGAGGAAGCCGCCCACTACTACGTCTCGATCTTCAAGAACTCCTCGATCGGCAGCATCGGCCGCTACAACGAGGCCGGTCCCGGCCCGGCCGGCTCCGTGCTGGCCGTGGAGTTCACGGCCAACGGACAGAAGTTCGTCGGGATCAACGGCGGCCCGCAGTTCACCTTCAGCGAGGCGATCTCCTTCCAGATCCACTGCGCGGACCAGGAGGAGGTCGACCACTACTGGGCCAAGCTCACCGAGAACGGCGGCGAGCCCGGCCCGTGCGGCTGGCTGAAGGACCGGTACGGCCTGTCCTGGCAGGTCGTCCCGGACGGGGTGATCGAGATGATCAGCGACCCCGACCCCGAGAAGGCCGCCCGCACCACCCGGGCGATGTACGCCATGGGCAAGCTCGACGTCGCCGCCCTGCGCAGGGCCTACGAGGGCGCCGAACAGCCGGGCGCGTAG
- a CDS encoding RNA polymerase sigma factor SigF, whose protein sequence is MQTAVNRSEAEVVEGGAGASTDGAPLPGIEEPRSIAPRDARELSRQFFQRLAVLEEGTHEYQYARNTLIEMNMSLVRFAAGRFRGRGDDMDDIVQTGMIGLIKAIDRFEVAREVEFTSFAVPYIVGEIKRFFRDTTWAVHVPRRLQELRVELAKAREELASRLDREPTVAELATLMNIAEAQVVEAQIAANGYNSSSLDAALTGDGPENGESVLADFIGVEEEGLRLVEDYHSLAPLMAELSERDRQIIHMRFVEEATQAEIGERLGCSQMHVSRLIKRIIARLREGMLGEMGCA, encoded by the coding sequence ATGCAGACCGCCGTGAACCGGTCGGAGGCAGAGGTCGTCGAGGGCGGCGCCGGTGCGAGCACGGACGGCGCGCCGCTGCCGGGCATCGAGGAGCCCCGCAGCATCGCCCCGCGCGACGCCCGCGAACTGTCCCGGCAGTTCTTCCAGCGACTCGCGGTGCTCGAAGAGGGCACGCACGAATACCAGTACGCGCGCAACACGCTCATCGAGATGAACATGTCGCTGGTGCGGTTCGCGGCCGGCCGTTTCCGGGGCCGCGGGGACGACATGGACGACATCGTCCAGACCGGGATGATCGGCCTGATCAAGGCCATCGACCGGTTCGAGGTGGCCCGCGAGGTCGAGTTCACGTCGTTCGCGGTCCCCTACATCGTCGGCGAGATCAAGCGGTTCTTCCGGGACACGACGTGGGCGGTCCACGTGCCGCGCCGGCTCCAGGAGCTGCGCGTCGAGCTGGCCAAGGCGCGCGAAGAGCTGGCCAGCCGCCTCGACCGGGAGCCCACGGTGGCCGAGCTGGCCACGCTGATGAACATCGCCGAGGCCCAGGTCGTCGAGGCCCAGATCGCCGCCAACGGCTACAACTCCTCCTCCCTCGACGCCGCGCTCACCGGCGACGGCCCGGAGAACGGCGAGTCGGTCCTCGCCGACTTCATCGGCGTGGAGGAAGAGGGACTGCGCCTCGTCGAGGACTACCACTCGCTGGCCCCCCTCATGGCCGAGCTGAGCGAGCGCGACCGGCAGATCATCCACATGCGGTTCGTGGAGGAGGCCACCCAGGCGGAGATCGGCGAGCGGCTGGGCTGCTCCCAGATGCACGTCTCCCGCCTGATCAAGCGGATCATCGCCCGGTTGCGCGAGGGCATGCTGGGCGAGATGGGCTGCGCCTGA
- the melC2 gene encoding tyrosinase MelC2 produces the protein MTVRKNQASLTSDEKRRFVDALLELKRNGRYDAFVTTHNAFILGDTDNGERTGHRSPSFLPWHRRFLLEFERALQSVDASVALPYWDWSTDRSPRSSLWAPDFLGGSGRSRDGQVMDGPFAASAGRWPINVRVDGRTYLRRALGAGVRELPTRSEVDSVLAMPTYDMAPWNSASDGFRNHLEGWRGVNLHNRVHVWVGGQMATGVSPNDPVFWLHHAFIDRLWAQWQRRHPGSAYVPNGATPDVVDLHETMKPWNDTAPADLLDHTAFYTFDALDADRPSPASAR, from the coding sequence ATGACCGTCCGCAAGAACCAGGCGTCCCTGACCTCCGACGAGAAGCGGCGTTTCGTCGACGCCCTCCTCGAACTCAAGCGCAACGGCCGCTACGACGCCTTCGTCACCACCCACAACGCGTTCATCCTCGGCGACACCGACAACGGCGAGCGCACCGGCCACCGTTCACCGTCGTTCCTGCCCTGGCACCGCAGATTCCTGCTGGAGTTCGAGCGGGCGCTTCAGTCCGTGGACGCGTCGGTGGCGCTGCCCTACTGGGACTGGTCCACCGACCGTTCGCCCCGCTCGTCGCTGTGGGCGCCCGACTTCCTCGGCGGCAGCGGACGCAGCCGGGACGGGCAGGTGATGGACGGTCCGTTCGCCGCCTCGGCGGGCCGCTGGCCCATCAACGTGCGGGTGGACGGGCGCACTTATCTGCGGCGCGCGCTGGGGGCGGGGGTGCGCGAGCTGCCGACCCGGTCCGAGGTCGACTCGGTGCTGGCGATGCCGACGTACGACATGGCGCCCTGGAACAGCGCCTCCGACGGCTTCCGCAACCATCTGGAGGGCTGGCGCGGGGTCAATCTGCACAACCGGGTCCATGTGTGGGTCGGCGGCCAGATGGCCACCGGGGTCTCCCCCAACGACCCGGTGTTCTGGCTGCACCACGCCTTCATCGACAGGCTGTGGGCCCAGTGGCAGCGCCGGCACCCGGGATCCGCCTACGTGCCGAACGGCGCGACGCCGGACGTCGTCGACCTGCACGAGACGATGAAGCCGTGGAACGACACCGCCCCGGCGGACCTGCTCGACCACACGGCGTTCTACACCTTCGACGCCCTCGACGCGGACCGGCCGTCCCCCGCCTCCGCCCGCTGA
- a CDS encoding nuclear transport factor 2 family protein, translating to MSADTARHENAVARCFAAWNTRRPEALAKAVDAAWAADAGYTDPLADAVGHEPCSPGNWWAGTAEPLGRRVAPVAGSDVITLDAWGRITAVLGFLDRVPAESRDAETTIPPLPEAHPKRDHRERRRS from the coding sequence ATCTCCGCGGACACCGCACGCCACGAAAACGCCGTCGCCCGCTGCTTCGCGGCATGGAACACCCGCCGTCCCGAGGCTTTGGCCAAGGCTGTCGACGCAGCGTGGGCGGCTGACGCCGGGTACACCGACCCTCTCGCCGACGCCGTGGGCCATGAGCCCTGTTCTCCTGGGAACTGGTGGGCGGGGACGGCGGAGCCTCTCGGCCGCAGAGTGGCGCCGGTGGCCGGATCCGACGTCATCACCCTCGACGCGTGGGGCCGGATCACGGCCGTCCTCGGATTCCTGGACCGCGTGCCGGCGGAAAGCCGAGACGCCGAAACAACAATTCCCCCGCTCCCGGAGGCCCACCCGAAAAGGGATCACCGGGAGCGGAGGAGATCGTGA
- the melC1 gene encoding apotyrosinase chaperone MelC1 codes for MPELSRRRALTAAAVVAGAPFAAATAARAAEPHHDSHGGSHDPHGSHGSPESFDEVYRGRRIQGRPATGGGHHHGGGYAVYVDGVELHVMRNADGSWISVVSHYDPVSTPRAAARAAVDELQGARLEPFPAG; via the coding sequence ATGCCGGAACTCAGCCGTCGTCGCGCACTCACCGCGGCGGCCGTCGTCGCCGGTGCCCCGTTCGCCGCCGCCACCGCCGCCCGCGCCGCCGAGCCGCACCACGACTCCCACGGCGGCTCCCACGACCCCCACGGGTCCCACGGCTCCCCCGAGTCCTTCGACGAGGTCTACCGGGGCCGCCGCATACAGGGCCGGCCCGCCACCGGGGGCGGGCACCACCACGGCGGCGGCTACGCCGTGTACGTCGACGGGGTGGAGCTGCACGTGATGCGCAACGCCGACGGCTCCTGGATCAGCGTGGTCAGCCACTACGACCCGGTCTCCACGCCGAGGGCCGCCGCCCGCGCCGCGGTCGACGAGTTGCAGGGCGCCCGGCTCGAACCGTTCCCGGCCGGCTGA
- a CDS encoding aminoglycoside phosphotransferase family protein, whose amino-acid sequence MGCVCAAVKKMRPDEVDLDSELVSRLVAAQFPRWAGLPVRRLASSGTENAMFRLGDDKVVRLPRHPGAVESVGHEQQWLTRLGPALPVAAPQPLARGGPGEGFAWPWSVYRWLDGRNPVAGALDRPLTLAAELAAFVTALRGIDARGGPPNSRGVPLAERDGPTRDALARLTGRIDVDAVTALWEEALRTPGHAGPPVWAHGDLSPGNVLVRDGRLSAVIDFGVAGVGDPAVDLIVAWNLLPAPARGAFRAAVGADDAEWARGRGWALSISLIQLPYYWETNPALAENSRHVIREILAEARTADAPYAPGCSAPS is encoded by the coding sequence ATGGGGTGCGTGTGCGCCGCTGTGAAGAAGATGCGTCCGGACGAGGTCGACCTCGACTCCGAACTGGTGAGCCGGCTCGTCGCCGCCCAGTTCCCGCGCTGGGCCGGGCTGCCCGTGCGGCGGCTGGCCTCCTCCGGCACGGAGAACGCGATGTTCCGGCTGGGCGACGACAAGGTGGTGCGACTGCCCCGCCATCCCGGCGCGGTCGAGAGCGTGGGACACGAGCAGCAGTGGCTGACCCGGCTCGGGCCCGCGCTGCCGGTGGCCGCGCCGCAGCCGCTCGCGCGGGGCGGCCCGGGAGAGGGGTTCGCCTGGCCGTGGTCGGTCTACCGCTGGCTGGACGGCCGCAACCCGGTCGCGGGCGCCCTGGACCGGCCGCTGACGCTGGCGGCGGAACTGGCGGCGTTCGTCACCGCGCTGCGCGGGATCGACGCGCGGGGCGGGCCGCCCAACAGCCGGGGCGTTCCCCTGGCCGAGCGGGACGGGCCGACCCGCGACGCCCTCGCCCGGCTCACCGGACGGATCGACGTCGACGCGGTCACCGCCCTGTGGGAGGAGGCGCTGCGGACGCCCGGGCACGCGGGGCCGCCCGTGTGGGCCCACGGGGACCTCTCCCCCGGGAACGTGCTGGTCCGGGACGGGCGGCTCAGCGCGGTGATCGACTTCGGCGTCGCCGGCGTCGGCGACCCGGCCGTCGATCTGATCGTCGCGTGGAACCTGCTGCCCGCCCCGGCGCGCGGCGCGTTCCGCGCGGCCGTGGGCGCGGACGACGCCGAGTGGGCGCGCGGCCGGGGCTGGGCGCTGTCGATCTCGCTCATCCAGCTGCCGTACTACTGGGAGACCAACCCGGCGCTCGCGGAGAACTCCCGGCATGTGATCCGCGAGATCCTGGCCGAGGCCCGAACGGCCGACGCGCCCTACGCGCCCGGCTGTTCGGCGCCCTCGTAG
- a CDS encoding VOC family protein, protein MAVRPEGAPCWADAMFSDVEGAKRFYGDVLGWTFGEATSEYGNYTQAYVDGKAVAAVVPPMPGQEGQSQWCLYLASPDAAATAARIREHGGEVLMEPMQVGEFGTMCLGREPGGAVFGVWQAGVHEGFEAPPEQPGAFCWAEVFTREPEKTDAFLPAVFPYKAKQMRDDAVDFRMFEIGGDTVLGRMRMGEEFPPEVPPYVNVYFTVDDCDEAVARAARQGGVLRFGPMDTPFGRFAALSDPQGANFSVIDVTRTAGEMPQADEVP, encoded by the coding sequence ATGGCCGTACGACCAGAGGGGGCCCCTTGCTGGGCCGACGCGATGTTCAGCGACGTGGAGGGCGCCAAGAGGTTCTACGGCGACGTCCTCGGCTGGACCTTCGGCGAGGCGACGTCGGAGTACGGGAACTACACCCAGGCCTACGTCGACGGCAAGGCGGTGGCCGCCGTCGTCCCGCCGATGCCCGGTCAGGAAGGGCAGTCCCAGTGGTGCCTGTACCTCGCCTCCCCGGACGCCGCCGCGACCGCGGCCAGGATCCGTGAGCACGGCGGCGAGGTGCTGATGGAGCCGATGCAGGTCGGCGAGTTCGGCACGATGTGCCTGGGCCGCGAACCGGGCGGCGCGGTGTTCGGGGTGTGGCAGGCGGGCGTCCACGAGGGCTTCGAGGCCCCGCCCGAGCAGCCCGGCGCGTTCTGCTGGGCCGAGGTCTTCACCCGCGAGCCCGAGAAGACGGACGCGTTCCTCCCGGCCGTCTTCCCGTACAAGGCCAAGCAGATGCGGGACGACGCCGTCGACTTCCGCATGTTCGAGATCGGCGGCGACACCGTGCTCGGCCGCATGCGGATGGGGGAGGAGTTCCCGCCCGAGGTGCCGCCGTACGTCAACGTCTACTTCACCGTCGACGACTGCGACGAAGCGGTGGCGCGGGCCGCCCGGCAGGGCGGTGTGCTGCGGTTCGGCCCCATGGACACGCCGTTCGGCCGGTTCGCGGCCCTCAGCGACCCGCAGGGCGCGAACTTCTCGGTGATCGACGTGACCAGGACGGCCGGGGAGATGCCGCAGGCCGACGAGGTGCCGTGA
- a CDS encoding helix-turn-helix domain-containing protein, producing the protein MSSRRPDRARVIPLRPPSARPHVPASAPAPVPAASRPAVREPLWRDLIGDVLRRERQAQERTLKDVADAARISLPYLSEVERGRKEASSEVLAAAAQALGLSLGDLLTRAQGELIRLAGRHPVRSRTTPASSHDGLCLAA; encoded by the coding sequence GTGAGCAGCCGCCGACCGGACCGCGCACGGGTGATCCCGTTGCGCCCGCCCTCCGCCCGGCCACACGTCCCGGCCTCCGCGCCCGCCCCCGTTCCGGCCGCCTCCCGGCCCGCCGTCCGGGAGCCCCTGTGGCGGGACCTGATCGGGGACGTCCTGCGCCGCGAGCGCCAGGCGCAGGAGCGCACGCTCAAGGACGTCGCCGACGCCGCCCGCATCTCCCTGCCCTACCTCTCGGAGGTCGAGCGCGGCCGCAAGGAAGCCTCCTCGGAGGTCCTCGCGGCCGCCGCCCAGGCCCTCGGCCTGAGCCTGGGCGACCTGCTGACCCGGGCCCAGGGCGAGCTGATCAGGCTCGCCGGCCGGCATCCCGTGCGAAGCCGCACGACGCCCGCCTCCTCGCACGACGGGCTCTGCCTGGCCGCCTGA